The Enterococcus sp. 7F3_DIV0205 genome has a window encoding:
- a CDS encoding aminopeptidase P family protein — MNQEKMNELKKWMASENIDLTYISDPGHIAYFSGYKSDPHERVLALFISLNHDPFLFTPALEVEDAEKSTWSYPVYGYLDSENPWEKIAQLIKKNGTPNKIATEKEALTIARFDILNSYFPTSDFSGNVTPVIEKLQLLKTPSEVEKLMEAGNWADVAFEIGFKAIKEGAKEQEILAEIEYQLKRQGIRSMSFDTLVLTGKNAASPHGNPGGTTVAKQDLVLFDLGVVYNGYCSDATRTVAYKEPTDFQKEIYSIVLEAQLKAMDAVKPGITAGELDEVARGVISSYGYGEYFNHRLGHGIGTTVHEYPSLVTGNDLVIEEGMCFSIEPGIYIPNQVGVRIEDCLHVTKTGCEAFTKTSKELMIID, encoded by the coding sequence ATGAATCAAGAAAAAATGAATGAACTAAAAAAATGGATGGCCAGCGAAAATATCGACCTCACTTATATTAGTGATCCTGGTCATATTGCCTATTTCTCCGGCTATAAAAGCGATCCGCATGAGCGGGTTTTAGCTTTATTTATCTCATTAAATCATGACCCTTTTTTATTTACCCCAGCTTTAGAAGTGGAAGATGCTGAAAAAAGTACTTGGAGCTATCCAGTTTATGGCTATCTTGACAGCGAAAATCCTTGGGAAAAAATTGCCCAGTTGATTAAAAAAAATGGTACTCCAAATAAAATTGCGACTGAGAAAGAAGCTTTAACTATTGCTCGTTTTGATATTTTAAATAGTTATTTTCCAACTAGTGATTTCTCAGGCAATGTCACACCAGTCATTGAAAAATTACAACTACTCAAAACTCCTTCCGAAGTTGAAAAACTTATGGAGGCAGGAAATTGGGCGGATGTTGCTTTTGAAATCGGGTTTAAAGCAATCAAAGAAGGTGCTAAAGAACAAGAGATCTTAGCTGAAATTGAATATCAACTAAAACGACAAGGAATTCGTTCAATGAGCTTTGATACTTTAGTTTTAACTGGAAAAAATGCCGCTAGCCCTCATGGAAATCCTGGTGGTACAACCGTTGCTAAACAAGATTTGGTTTTATTTGACCTTGGTGTTGTTTATAACGGTTACTGCAGTGATGCTACGCGAACAGTAGCTTATAAAGAACCAACTGATTTCCAAAAAGAAATCTATTCAATCGTTTTAGAAGCGCAGTTAAAAGCGATGGATGCAGTAAAACCAGGTATTACTGCTGGAGAATTAGATGAAGTTGCGCGTGGTGTTATCAGCAGCTATGGTTATGGTGAATATTTCAATCACCGTTTAGGACATGGAATTGGGACTACTGTTCATGAATATCCCTCTCTAGTAACTGGAAATGACCTAGTGATTGAAGAAGGCATGTGTTTTTCTATCGAACCAGGTATTTATATTCCAAACCAAGTTGGTGTGCGTATCGAGGATTGTTTACATGTGACTAAAACAGGTTGTGAAGCTTTTACAAAAACATCAAAAGAATTAATGATTATTGATTAA
- a CDS encoding YtxH domain-containing protein → MAKKGGFFLGAIIGGTAAAVAALLLAPKSGKELREDLSNQADDFKDKATDYTDYAMQKGSELSSIAKEKASVLGEQASDLAGNVKDKTKDSLDKAQGVSDTVLESFKKQTDDLSDRFKKTAQDVNDQVDELGDIAEDASDDIFIDVKESAKKAKATVSEGVAEAKEVTKDVPEKVEEAKKETKQAAEETVEELKGK, encoded by the coding sequence ATGGCGAAAAAAGGTGGATTTTTTTTAGGAGCAATTATCGGTGGAACAGCAGCGGCAGTTGCGGCTCTTTTATTAGCACCAAAATCAGGTAAAGAATTACGTGAAGATTTGTCAAACCAAGCAGATGATTTTAAAGATAAAGCAACGGACTATACAGATTACGCTATGCAAAAAGGTTCTGAATTATCATCGATTGCGAAAGAAAAAGCAAGCGTGCTAGGTGAACAAGCAAGTGATTTAGCTGGTAATGTCAAAGATAAGACGAAAGATTCATTAGATAAAGCACAAGGCGTTTCAGATACCGTTTTAGAGTCATTTAAAAAACAAACGGACGATTTATCTGATCGCTTTAAAAAGACTGCTCAAGATGTAAATGATCAAGTTGATGAATTAGGCGACATCGCAGAAGATGCTTCAGATGATATCTTTATTGATGTTAAAGAATCTGCAAAAAAAGCAAAAGCAACAGTTTCAGAAGGTGTTGCTGAAGCAAAAGAAGTAACGAAAGATGTTCCAGAAAAAGTAGAAGAAGCAAAAAAAGAAACAAAGCAAGCAGCTGAAGAGACAGTAGAAGAACTTAAAGGGAAATAG
- a CDS encoding DUF948 domain-containing protein translates to MTGGEVAAIIAAVAFAVLVVFIVLVLIKIGKTVERVTTTVDEANKTIEVVTKDVDILSRQVEGLLVKSNELLDDVNKKVATIDPLFAAVADLSESVSELNYSSRNLLGKVGSVGKTTAKAGVVSKVGGAAFRAFRPKKTSKTSEATK, encoded by the coding sequence ATGACAGGTGGAGAGGTTGCAGCGATCATTGCTGCAGTAGCGTTTGCTGTATTAGTAGTATTTATTGTTTTGGTATTGATAAAAATCGGTAAAACAGTAGAGAGAGTGACGACTACAGTAGATGAAGCAAACAAAACGATTGAGGTCGTAACAAAAGATGTAGACATTTTATCAAGACAAGTGGAAGGTCTTTTAGTGAAAAGTAATGAGTTGTTAGATGATGTAAACAAAAAAGTAGCAACAATCGATCCATTATTTGCGGCGGTTGCAGATTTAAGCGAGAGTGTTTCTGAATTGAATTACTCTAGCAGAAATTTACTTGGAAAAGTCGGATCAGTTGGGAAGACAACTGCTAAAGCAGGTGTTGTCAGCAAAGTTGGCGGAGCAGCTTTTAGAGCATTTCGTCCAAAGAAAACATCTAAAACGAGCGAAGCTACTAAATAA
- the galU gene encoding UTP--glucose-1-phosphate uridylyltransferase GalU, producing MKVKKAVIPAAGLGTRFLPATKAMAKEMLPIVDKPTIQFIVEEALASGIEDILIVTGKAKRPIEDHFDANFELESNLREKNKTDLLKLVEETTDVNLHFIRQSHPKGLGHAVLQAKAFVGNEPFVVMLGDDIMEDKIPLSKQLMNDYDETHASTIAVMKVPHEETSKYGIINPEAEVSKGLYNVNSFVEKPTPEEAPSDLAIIGRYLLTPEIFHVLESQEPGAGGEIQLTDAIDTLNKTQRVFAREFTGKRYDVGDKFGFMKTSIEYGLVHPEVKANLRDYIIELGAELAKEDESKKK from the coding sequence ATGAAAGTAAAAAAAGCGGTTATACCAGCAGCTGGATTAGGAACAAGATTTTTACCAGCGACAAAAGCAATGGCAAAAGAAATGCTGCCAATCGTGGATAAACCAACGATTCAATTTATTGTGGAAGAAGCGTTGGCATCTGGGATCGAAGATATTTTGATCGTTACAGGAAAAGCAAAGCGTCCGATCGAAGACCATTTCGATGCAAATTTTGAACTAGAAAGTAATCTTCGTGAGAAAAATAAAACAGATTTATTGAAATTAGTAGAAGAAACAACAGATGTCAATCTTCACTTTATTCGTCAATCTCATCCTAAAGGGTTAGGACATGCGGTTTTACAAGCAAAAGCATTTGTTGGAAATGAACCATTCGTTGTAATGCTTGGCGACGATATCATGGAAGACAAAATTCCGTTGTCTAAACAATTGATGAATGATTATGATGAAACACATGCATCAACGATCGCTGTAATGAAAGTTCCTCATGAAGAAACTTCAAAATATGGTATCATCAATCCAGAAGCTGAAGTTTCCAAAGGCTTGTATAATGTGAATAGTTTTGTTGAAAAACCGACACCAGAAGAAGCGCCGAGTGATTTAGCGATTATCGGACGTTACTTACTCACACCAGAGATTTTCCATGTATTAGAGTCACAAGAACCAGGTGCTGGTGGTGAAATTCAATTAACGGATGCGATCGATACATTGAATAAAACCCAACGTGTATTTGCTAGAGAATTCACTGGCAAACGTTATGATGTGGGTGACAAGTTTGGCTTCATGAAAACAAGTATTGAGTATGGATTAGTGCATCCAGAAGTGAAAGCTAACTTACGCGATTATATTATCGAATTAGGTGCTGAACTTGCTAAAGAAGACGAATCAAAAAAGAAATAG
- a CDS encoding NAD(P)H-dependent glycerol-3-phosphate dehydrogenase → MKQKVAVLGPGSWGTALAQVLAENGHEVRIWGHNKAQIDEINTHHTNHHYLPDLVIPESIQGKMSLEECIADADAVLFVVPTKAIRTVAQEFTAKCRNQPLIIHASKGLEQGSHKRISEVLMEEIPAEKRRGVVVLSGPSHAEEVAVHDITTITAASENLVEATYVQKLFMNDYFRIYTNDDVIGVETGAALKNIIALGAGAIHGLGFGDDAKAAIMTRGLAEISRLGVAMGANPLTFIGLSGVGDLIVTCTSVHSRNWRAGNLLGKGHSLDEVLENMGMIVEGVSTTKAAYELSQQLNVDMPITEAIYKVLYEGQDVRQAAKEIMLRDGKMENEFSI, encoded by the coding sequence ATGAAACAAAAAGTTGCTGTTTTAGGTCCTGGTTCATGGGGAACCGCATTGGCACAAGTTTTAGCAGAAAATGGTCATGAGGTTCGCATTTGGGGACATAATAAAGCACAAATTGATGAAATCAACACGCACCATACGAATCATCACTATCTTCCTGATTTAGTCATTCCAGAATCCATTCAAGGGAAGATGTCGCTGGAGGAATGTATTGCAGACGCAGATGCGGTCTTGTTTGTTGTTCCAACAAAAGCGATTCGGACGGTTGCACAAGAGTTTACAGCTAAATGTAGGAATCAGCCATTGATCATTCATGCTAGTAAAGGCTTGGAACAGGGGAGTCATAAACGTATATCAGAAGTTTTAATGGAAGAAATTCCAGCTGAAAAAAGACGAGGTGTAGTTGTATTATCTGGTCCAAGTCATGCAGAAGAAGTAGCGGTTCATGATATTACAACGATTACTGCTGCAAGTGAGAATCTAGTAGAAGCAACGTATGTTCAAAAGCTATTTATGAATGATTATTTTAGAATTTATACAAATGATGATGTGATTGGTGTAGAAACAGGCGCAGCCTTGAAAAATATTATTGCTCTAGGTGCTGGTGCGATTCATGGGTTGGGATTTGGTGATGATGCAAAAGCTGCAATCATGACACGCGGTTTAGCTGAGATCAGTCGCTTAGGTGTGGCGATGGGCGCAAATCCTTTAACGTTTATTGGATTGAGCGGAGTTGGTGACTTGATTGTTACTTGTACCAGTGTTCACTCACGTAATTGGCGTGCTGGAAATCTTCTTGGAAAAGGACATAGTCTAGATGAAGTTCTTGAAAACATGGGCATGATTGTTGAGGGTGTCTCAACCACAAAAGCAGCCTACGAATTGTCTCAACAGCTGAATGTTGACATGCCGATTACAGAAGCTATTTATAAGGTGTTGTATGAAGGTCAAGATGTAAGACAAGCAGCAAAAGAGATTATGCTGCGTGATGGTAAGATGGAAAACGAATTTTCAATATAA
- the lgt gene encoding prolipoprotein diacylglyceryl transferase yields MLGQVNPVALNLFGIAVYWYAIIIVSGIVLAVWLSSREAVRVGLKEDDVIDFMLWGLPSAIIGARLYYVIFQWQDYVDNPIEIILTRNGGLAIYGGLIGGGLALFFFTRHRFISTWTFLDIAAPSVILAQGIGRWGNFMNHEAYGPATTRAFLEGLHLPKFIIDNMNIDGTYHQPTFLYESIWNVLGFIVLITLRKKKNFLKEGEVFLGYIIWYAFGRFFIEGMRTDSLYAFGSIRVSQLVSLVLFFGAIALVVIRRKKGSVEFYNREKGTAKKAV; encoded by the coding sequence ATGTTAGGACAAGTAAATCCAGTTGCACTAAATCTTTTTGGAATCGCTGTGTACTGGTATGCAATTATTATTGTTTCCGGAATCGTACTAGCTGTTTGGCTAAGTAGTAGAGAAGCAGTTCGTGTCGGTTTAAAAGAAGATGATGTGATTGATTTTATGTTATGGGGCTTACCAAGTGCCATTATTGGTGCTCGTTTGTATTATGTGATTTTTCAGTGGCAAGATTATGTGGATAATCCAATCGAAATTATTTTGACTAGAAATGGTGGACTAGCGATTTATGGTGGTTTGATCGGTGGGGGTCTGGCATTATTTTTCTTTACAAGGCATCGTTTTATTTCAACTTGGACTTTTTTAGATATTGCAGCTCCAAGTGTGATTTTAGCGCAAGGGATCGGACGTTGGGGGAATTTTATGAACCATGAAGCGTATGGTCCAGCAACTACACGAGCCTTTTTAGAAGGTTTACATTTACCTAAATTCATTATTGATAATATGAATATTGATGGAACATATCATCAACCGACTTTCTTATATGAATCAATCTGGAATGTCTTAGGTTTTATCGTATTGATTACTTTAAGAAAAAAGAAAAATTTCTTAAAAGAAGGCGAAGTCTTTTTAGGCTATATTATCTGGTATGCTTTCGGCCGATTCTTTATTGAAGGCATGCGTACAGATAGTTTATACGCATTTGGAAGTATTCGGGTCTCACAATTAGTTTCTCTGGTGTTATTTTTCGGTGCGATTGCACTGGTGGTTATTCGCCGTAAAAAAGGATCAGTAGAGTTTTATAATCGTGAAAAAGGAACCGCAAAAAAGGCAGTTTAG
- the hprK gene encoding HPr(Ser) kinase/phosphatase — protein MEEVVKIHQLVEKLSLEVVYGDEESLNREITTGDISRPGLELTGYFNYYPHNRLQLFGSKEITFSERMIPEERLMVMRRLCEKDTPAFIISRGLEAPEEMVQAAKEKGLAVLRSPISTSRLLGELSSYLDSRLAARTSVHGVLVDVYGLGVLIQGDSGIGKSETALELIKRGHRLIADDRVDVYQQDELTVVGEPPKILQHLIEIRGIGIIDVMNLFGASAVRGFMQVQLVVYLEAWEKDKKYDRLGSDDAMVEIASVDVPQIRIPVKTGRNVAIIIEVAAMNFRAKTMGYDATKSFEERLTRLIEENSGNI, from the coding sequence ATGGAAGAAGTTGTAAAAATTCATCAACTGGTAGAGAAGCTTTCTTTAGAAGTCGTTTATGGCGATGAAGAAAGTTTAAATAGAGAAATCACAACAGGAGATATTTCCCGTCCTGGACTGGAATTGACTGGGTACTTTAATTATTATCCTCACAATCGGTTGCAGTTATTTGGTAGTAAAGAGATCACATTTTCTGAACGGATGATACCTGAGGAACGTTTGATGGTGATGCGTCGTTTATGTGAGAAGGATACACCAGCTTTTATCATTTCTAGAGGACTAGAAGCGCCTGAAGAGATGGTACAAGCAGCGAAAGAAAAAGGGTTAGCAGTGTTGCGTTCACCGATTTCTACATCAAGATTGTTAGGAGAGTTATCCAGTTATCTGGATAGTCGCTTGGCAGCAAGAACAAGTGTACATGGCGTTTTAGTCGATGTTTATGGGCTTGGTGTCTTGATTCAAGGTGATAGCGGTATCGGTAAAAGCGAGACAGCATTAGAGTTGATCAAGCGTGGGCATCGATTGATTGCGGATGATCGTGTAGATGTTTATCAGCAAGATGAATTGACTGTTGTGGGTGAACCACCAAAGATTTTACAGCATTTGATCGAAATTCGCGGAATCGGAATCATAGATGTAATGAATTTATTTGGAGCAAGTGCTGTGCGTGGTTTTATGCAAGTACAACTTGTGGTTTACTTAGAAGCATGGGAAAAAGATAAGAAATACGATCGTTTAGGGTCGGATGATGCAATGGTAGAAATTGCTAGTGTTGATGTTCCTCAAATTCGTATTCCTGTGAAAACAGGACGAAATGTTGCGATTATCATTGAAGTGGCAGCCATGAATTTCCGTGCGAAAACTATGGGATATGATGCAACAAAATCATTTGAAGAACGTTTGACTCGTTTGATTGAGGAAAATTCAGGGAATATCTAG
- a CDS encoding GIY-YIG nuclease family protein encodes MKNNLKEQARNLPLAPGVYLMKDKHETIIYVGKAKKLRERVGSYFVKNKQHSSKTLRLIQQLTDFDVIEVDSELDALLLECQLIQEYRPIYNRQMNSFEKYKYIEIHTENNDLTINIRSIPTTANCFGPFPINRKLSELKLILENLYGLNKKNYWQQSFSENFTPPLDLSVITEELLGAFTLNNQLPQKRLEAKMLSASENYSFEKAAKLREDWQFLIRFFNQNKKLVLANQTNWQLLYIPIGYKIKYYLVHQGIVLASRTLTKQTFSKYTPNELAKKILPKNEPEKIQQFSKEQVDFINILSSYINQHNECQLVELADPFA; translated from the coding sequence ATGAAAAATAATTTAAAAGAACAAGCAAGAAATCTACCTTTAGCCCCCGGTGTCTACTTAATGAAAGATAAACATGAAACAATTATTTACGTAGGGAAAGCAAAAAAACTGCGTGAACGGGTCGGAAGCTACTTTGTCAAAAACAAACAGCATTCTAGTAAAACCCTAAGACTGATTCAACAACTAACTGATTTTGATGTTATTGAAGTAGACTCTGAGCTTGATGCACTTTTATTAGAATGCCAACTGATTCAAGAATACAGACCCATTTATAATCGTCAAATGAATTCTTTTGAGAAATATAAATATATTGAAATTCATACTGAAAATAACGATCTAACCATTAATATACGCTCTATCCCAACAACAGCAAATTGTTTTGGTCCTTTTCCAATCAACCGAAAACTTTCAGAATTAAAACTGATTTTGGAAAATTTATATGGACTGAACAAAAAAAATTACTGGCAACAGTCTTTCTCTGAAAATTTCACACCTCCACTAGATCTAAGTGTCATTACGGAAGAATTACTCGGTGCATTTACCTTGAATAATCAACTGCCTCAAAAACGCTTAGAAGCAAAAATGCTTTCGGCTTCTGAAAATTATTCATTTGAAAAAGCAGCGAAACTACGTGAAGATTGGCAATTCCTTATTCGTTTTTTCAATCAAAATAAAAAATTAGTTTTAGCAAACCAAACAAATTGGCAACTGCTATATATTCCGATTGGCTACAAAATTAAATATTATCTAGTCCACCAAGGAATCGTGCTTGCTAGTCGAACACTTACGAAGCAAACCTTTTCTAAATATACACCGAATGAATTAGCTAAAAAAATTCTTCCAAAAAATGAACCTGAAAAAATTCAGCAATTTTCTAAAGAACAAGTTGATTTTATCAATATTTTATCTAGCTATATTAATCAACACAATGAATGTCAATTAGTTGAACTTGCTGATCCATTTGCATAA
- a CDS encoding phage holin family protein — protein MTYFQRLIVNTLTFISLSVIFPNMIYVRSIWMAIIAAFVLSILNMLVKPVLTILSLPFTLLTFGLFSFIVNAAILKMTSSFVGEMNFGFSSFGAAILMAVIMSVVNMIVSERNLDKYKE, from the coding sequence ATGACCTATTTTCAACGTTTGATCGTTAATACGTTGACATTTATTTCACTCTCAGTAATTTTTCCAAATATGATTTATGTGAGAAGTATCTGGATGGCGATCATTGCAGCATTTGTGCTTTCCATATTAAATATGCTAGTAAAACCAGTGTTGACGATTTTATCACTTCCATTTACTTTACTTACATTTGGCTTGTTTAGCTTCATTGTGAATGCAGCGATTTTGAAGATGACATCTTCTTTCGTTGGTGAGATGAATTTTGGATTTTCTAGCTTTGGAGCAGCGATTCTAATGGCAGTGATCATGTCTGTAGTTAATATGATTGTTAGTGAACGTAATCTGGATAAATACAAAGAATAA
- a CDS encoding PspC domain-containing protein has protein sequence MRKRLTKSPNNVVLTGTLAGIAEWLGIDPTIVRVIYVVASFIFIGSPILLYILLAVLIPSGRSRNYNGYGHQNPYNRNTRNPNPYANEQKQRKQAEKVNDDDWSDF, from the coding sequence ATGAGAAAACGATTGACAAAATCTCCCAATAACGTGGTATTAACAGGAACCTTAGCAGGAATTGCAGAATGGTTAGGTATCGATCCTACGATTGTACGTGTGATTTACGTGGTAGCTAGCTTTATCTTTATTGGCAGTCCAATTTTACTATATATTCTGTTAGCTGTGTTGATTCCTTCTGGTAGAAGTAGAAATTACAACGGTTATGGACATCAAAATCCATATAATAGAAATACCCGTAATCCAAATCCATACGCTAATGAACAAAAACAAAGAAAACAAGCAGAAAAAGTGAATGATGATGACTGGAGTGACTTTTAA
- the liaX gene encoding daptomycin-sensing surface protein LiaX, protein MKERERVLDLVKKGILSSEEALVLLENMATEKDEKQIKKAADQVNATVDTKENDKVVDLLNKLESQKEEEIVEPEISDEDVKAKEAQDHERLEKILDNLATEANRASVELDEINAEIAGVKEEIKEAQEKLMELNTKEELSELTNEELELRTSLEAEIKSLEDSLDERIQEKIALEAELKNIRKEQWSETKDRVTSKFDIPDDWKDQATDTINQVGEKMSEAGSQLGSFLKKTFNAFSETMNDNMEWKDVSFKVPGVATTKFDHEFNYPAPLASLIDVKVANGNIVFKTWDQPDVKVEGKIKLYGKMDAETPLEAFLERSQIDVDDEVISFQIPNKRVRADLIFYLPERTFDHVSIKLLNGNVLVESLKAKDVYTKSTNGSITFNHIDATMLEIEGVNGDIKVLDGEILDNIIETVNGTVTIAATPQTIGVSLINGDVRITAKEKNLRKVEASSVNGNVKIALPNELGVEGTVKTSLGSINSRLSDYEVIREKKERTNQLLQFRRLNNEDMAQINASTTTGNIYLKDTDK, encoded by the coding sequence ATGAAAGAAAGAGAAAGAGTATTAGACTTAGTTAAAAAAGGTATCCTATCTTCAGAGGAAGCTTTAGTTTTATTAGAAAATATGGCGACAGAAAAAGATGAAAAACAAATCAAAAAAGCTGCCGACCAAGTAAATGCAACTGTTGACACAAAAGAAAATGACAAAGTCGTAGATTTATTAAATAAGTTAGAAAGTCAAAAAGAAGAAGAAATCGTTGAACCTGAAATTTCTGATGAGGACGTCAAAGCAAAAGAAGCACAAGACCATGAACGTTTAGAAAAAATTCTAGACAATCTAGCGACAGAAGCAAATCGCGCATCTGTTGAGTTGGATGAAATCAACGCTGAAATTGCAGGTGTTAAAGAAGAAATCAAGGAAGCACAAGAAAAATTGATGGAACTAAACACTAAAGAAGAATTGAGCGAATTAACAAATGAAGAGTTAGAGTTGAGAACTTCATTAGAAGCTGAAATCAAATCTTTAGAAGATTCATTAGACGAAAGAATCCAAGAAAAAATTGCTTTAGAAGCTGAACTGAAAAACATTCGCAAAGAGCAATGGTCTGAAACAAAAGATCGTGTTACTTCAAAATTTGATATTCCAGATGATTGGAAAGATCAAGCAACAGATACGATCAATCAAGTTGGCGAAAAAATGAGTGAAGCCGGCTCTCAATTAGGTTCTTTCTTGAAGAAAACATTTAATGCATTCTCAGAAACCATGAACGATAATATGGAATGGAAAGATGTTAGCTTTAAAGTACCAGGAGTTGCTACAACGAAATTTGATCATGAATTTAACTATCCTGCACCACTTGCAAGTTTGATCGATGTTAAAGTAGCAAATGGGAATATCGTGTTTAAAACATGGGATCAACCAGATGTTAAAGTAGAAGGTAAAATCAAACTTTATGGTAAAATGGATGCTGAAACACCGCTTGAAGCATTCTTGGAAAGAAGCCAAATCGATGTAGATGATGAAGTCATTTCATTCCAAATTCCAAATAAACGGGTTCGTGCAGATCTAATTTTTTACTTACCTGAGCGCACATTTGATCACGTATCAATCAAATTATTAAATGGAAATGTATTAGTTGAATCATTAAAAGCGAAAGATGTTTATACTAAGTCAACAAATGGTTCAATCACATTTAATCACATTGATGCAACGATGCTTGAAATCGAAGGCGTGAATGGTGATATCAAAGTTTTAGATGGTGAGATCTTAGACAATATCATTGAAACAGTTAATGGTACTGTAACGATCGCTGCAACACCACAAACAATCGGTGTTTCATTGATCAATGGTGACGTTCGTATCACAGCGAAAGAAAAAAATCTACGTAAAGTAGAAGCAAGTTCTGTTAACGGAAATGTGAAAATCGCATTACCAAATGAACTTGGTGTCGAAGGAACCGTAAAAACTAGCTTAGGCAGTATCAATAGCCGTTTAAGTGACTACGAAGTGATTCGTGAGAAAAAAGAAAGAACGAATCAATTACTACAATTTAGACGATTGAATAATGAAGATATGGCTCAAATCAATGCTTCTACAACAACAGGAAACATTTATTTAAAAGACACAGATAAATAG
- a CDS encoding tRNA 2-thiocytidine biosynthesis TtcA family protein, translating into MSFKKKDNQIYYNPIRRAVIQHQMIQPGDKVAIGMSGGKDSTSLLYFLDMISKQKRLGFEFEIMPITLAMGFDMDISPLQEFVEGLGYELDVVPTNIAQVVFDIREERSPCSLCAKLRRGILYKRAKEIGCNKVALGHHLDDAIETYFMNFLFHGQMASFDPISYLSKTDITLIRPLLYVEEKQIIQFVQREGLPVIFNPCPVDKKTKREEIKHLVSGLAQSYPDIREKFIMGMEQGISENFWTKSMKPIDHL; encoded by the coding sequence ATGAGTTTTAAAAAGAAAGACAATCAGATATACTATAATCCCATTCGGCGAGCTGTCATACAACATCAAATGATTCAACCGGGAGATAAAGTAGCGATTGGCATGAGTGGTGGAAAAGACAGTACTAGTCTATTGTATTTTTTAGATATGATCAGTAAGCAAAAACGCCTAGGCTTTGAATTTGAAATCATGCCAATAACTTTAGCGATGGGGTTTGATATGGACATCAGTCCTTTGCAGGAATTTGTGGAAGGATTAGGCTATGAACTAGATGTTGTGCCAACAAATATTGCTCAAGTTGTATTTGACATTCGAGAAGAACGCTCGCCTTGTTCCCTTTGTGCCAAATTGCGTCGGGGCATTTTGTATAAGCGTGCCAAAGAAATCGGCTGTAATAAAGTAGCTTTGGGTCATCATCTGGATGATGCAATTGAAACTTACTTTATGAATTTTCTATTTCACGGTCAAATGGCTAGTTTTGACCCAATTAGTTATCTATCAAAAACAGATATTACGCTGATCCGTCCATTGCTTTATGTTGAAGAGAAACAGATTATTCAGTTTGTTCAAAGAGAAGGGCTGCCTGTCATTTTTAATCCATGTCCAGTCGATAAGAAAACCAAACGAGAAGAAATCAAACATCTTGTTAGCGGATTAGCTCAAAGCTATCCTGATATTAGAGAAAAATTTATTATGGGAATGGAGCAAGGGATATCTGAGAATTTCTGGACGAAGTCGATGAAACCAATTGATCATTTGTAG